A portion of the Channa argus isolate prfri chromosome 19, Channa argus male v1.0, whole genome shotgun sequence genome contains these proteins:
- the u2surp gene encoding U2 snRNP-associated SURP motif-containing protein isoform X3 → MRLCFLHLKTRRSLRRNLLSLIHRMIEFVVREGPMFEAMIMNREINNPMYRFLFENQSPAHVYYRWKLYSILQGEAPGKWRTEDFRMFKNGSFWRPPPLNPYLHGPYDDGEEEEDEEEAGKKGCLKEEERDKLEEMLRGLTPRRGDIAEAMLFCLSHAEAAEEIVECITESLSILKTPLPKKIARLYLVSDVLYNSSAKVTNASYYRKYFETKLCQIFSDLNATYKTIQGHLQCENFKQRIMSCFRAWEDWAVYPDPFLIKLQNIFLGLVNLSAEKEPAAIVEPEPTEDIDGAPLGDYVDSALLEDVDGVPIDAVPIDGAPIDGAALDDLDGVPIKPMEEDIDGIPFDQSKETAFKVAPSKWEAVDESELEAQAVTTSKWEMFEQPEETKKNEDGSDDDKSPYSEDNQSYSNPVRDDSDVKAKMSEMNEEKRTKLREIEVKVMKFQDELESGKRPKKPGQSIQEQVEHYRDKLLQKEKEKEKLEREKEKADTRLKDLKKEKEKEDTPTRKERKRRHSGSPSPTRSSSRRGRSSSPRSERSERSDRSYSKDTSSRSSHKDSPRSSNKKSSKRSPSSPRTPKRSRRSRSRTPKKSAKKSRSKSRSPHRSHKKSKKSKH, encoded by the exons ATGCGCCTTTGCTTCCTCCACCTAAAAACAAGGAGGAGTTTGAGAAG GAATTTGCTCTCTCTCATCCACCGAATGATTGAGTTTGTTGTGCGCGAGGGCCCAATGTTTGAAGCCATGATCATGAACAGAGAAATCAACAATCCCATGTACAG GTTTCTGTTTGAGAACCAGAGCCCAGCACATGTGTACTACCGGTGGAAGCTCTACTCCATACTACAG GGTGAAGCACCAGGCAAATGGCGAACAGAGGATTTTAGGATGTTTAAAAATGGCTCCTTTTGGCGCCCACCTCCTCTTAATCCATATCTCCATGGTCCTTATGATGatggtgaggaagaggaagatgaggaggaggcaGGCAAGAAAGGCTGCTTGAAAGAAGA GGAGCGGGACAAACTAGAGGAGATGCTGCGTGGTTTGACTCCCAGGAGGGGAGATATAGCagaagccatgctgttttgtCTTAGTCATGCTGAAGCTGCAGAAGAGATTGTAGAGTGCATCACAGAGTCCCTCTCTATTCTCAAGACCCCTCTTCCCAAGAAG ATTGCACGGTTATATCTTGTTTCTGATGTGCTGTACAATTCCTCTGCCAAAGTAACTAATGCATCTTACTACAGAAAATA TTTTGAGACAAAGCTCTGCCAGATTTTCTCGGACCTCAATGCTACATACAAAACAATACAGGGTCACCTTCAGTGTGAGAACTTTAAG CAACGAATAATGTCATGTTTCCGGGCATGGGAGGACTGGGCTGTATATCCAGACCCCTTCCTTATTAAGCTGCAGAACATATTTCTGGGTCTAGTGAATCTCTCTGCAGAGAAAGAGCCTGCTGCCATTGTGGAG CCTGAGCCAACAGAGGACATTGATGGGGCTCCACTAGGGGACTATGTAGATAGCGCTCTATTGGAAGATGTGGATGGGGTGCCGATTGATGCAGTGCCCATTGATGGAGCTCCTATTGACGGAGCTGCCCTGGATGACCTAGATGGTGTTCCTATTAAGCCTATGGAAGAAGACATTGATGGAATACCTT TTGATCAGTCCAAAGAGACAGCCTTCAAGGTAGCACCCTCAAAATGGGAAGCAGTTGATGAGTCTGAGTTAGAGGCCCAAG CTGTGACAACCTCTAAATGGGAGATGTTTGAGCAgccagaagaaacaaaaaa GAATGAGGACGGCAGTGATGATGATAAAAGCCCTTACTCAGAAGATAATCAGAGTTACTCCAACCCCGTCAGAGATGACTCAGATGTGAAAGCCAAGATGTCCGAAATGAATGAGGAGAAACGCACTAAGCTCAGAGAGATAGAG GTTAAAGTCATGAAGTTCCAGGATGAGCTGGAGTCTGGGAAAAGGCCAAAGAAGCCTGGCCAGAGTATTCAGGAGCAGGTGGAGCACTACAGAGACAAATTACTACAGAAG gaaaaagaaaaggagaaacttGAAcgtgagaaagagaaagctgACACACGTTTAAAAGACTTgaagaaggaaaaggagaaggaggacACGCCAACTAGGAAAGAGAG GAAGCGGCGTCACAGTGGGTCCCCCAGCCCAACACGGAGTAGCAGCAGACGAGGTCGGTCATCCTCTCCCCGTTCAGAGCGATCGGAACGTTCTGACCGATCATACTCTAAAGACACGTCGTCCCGCTCTTCCCATAAAGACTCCCCTCGATCCAGCAACAAGAAGTCCTCCAAGAG GTCTCCCTCATCGCCTCGCACACCTAAACGATCCAGGAGGTCGCGCTCCAGGACACCCAAGAAATCTGCAAAGAAGTCCCGCTCCAAATCAAGGTCTCCTCATCGGTCTCACAAAAAATCAAAGAAgagcaaacactga
- the acad11 gene encoding acyl-CoA dehydrogenase family member 11 isoform X3, whose protein sequence is MRPAERTALYVAAVEVLAKLHSLDLASLNLEGYGRGSGYCKRQVSTWTKQYKAAAHRDIPAMNQLSEWLMKNLPASDKEVTLVHGDFRLDNLIFHPTEARVIAVLDWELSTTGQPLADLAYFLMPHYWPISLNIVSTMGSLKGIEGIPAVGDLTSIYCRCRGIPSPLPELNFYIALSVFKMAGIAQGIYARHLLGNASAPKAAHFNQCVEPLAKVALQLVQSSLTGPTEHRLFLQTAKGQAVLQEVKEFMSQYVLPAQEEVAAYYSKYAQSPQRWHTPKIIEDLKIKAKEAGLWNLFLPAVSGLSQLDYAHIAEETGRCLFASEVFNCQAPDTGNMEVLQMFGSEEQKRKWLEPLLRGEIRSCFCMTEPDVASSDATNMECTFQRNEDNYIINGKKWWSSGAGSSQCKVAIVMCRSSSPDVSNRYGQHSMILVPMDTPGVKRVRPLTVFGRDDAIHGGHFEVHFENVCVPASNIILGEGRGFEIAQGRLGPGRLHHCMRAIGLAELALELLCQRAATRRTFGKKLYQHEVVAHWIAECRLMIEQTRLLTLHAAHALDTVGNQAARKQIAMIKVAAARMVCKVVDCALQVHGGAGLSDDFPLAQMYSYARTLRIADGPDEVHLSSIARLELRDQLKTAQAKL, encoded by the exons ATGAGGCCAGCAGAGAGAACGGCACTGTATGTGGCTGCTGTGGAAGTGTTGGCAAAGCTACACTCATTAGACTTGGCATCACTGAACCTCGAAGGTTATGGGAGAGGATCCGGCTACTGCAAGAGACAA GTTTCCACCTGGACAAAGCAGTACAAAGCAGCAGCCCACAGAGACATTCCAGCTATGAATCAACTGTCTGAGTGGCTGATGAAGAATTTGCCAGCCAGTGACAAGGAAGTCACACTTGTTCACGGAGATTTTCGACTAGACAACTTGATATTCCATCCAACGGAG GCACGTGTGATAGCAGTATTGGACTGGGAACTGTCCACCACTGGGCAGCCATTAGCAGACCTGGCCTACTTCCTCATGCCTCACTACTGGCCCATAAGTCTCAACATTGTCAGCACAATGGGCAGCTTAAAAGGAATAGAAG GTATCCCAGCTGTGGGAGATCTGACCTCCATTTACTGTAGGTGCCGGGGGATCCCTTCTCCTCTGCCAGAGCTAAATTTCTACATTGCCCTGTCTGTCTTTAAAATGGCAGGAATAGCTCAG gGAATCTATGCTCGTCACCTACTTGGTAACGCCAGTGCACCCAAGGCAGCTCACTTCAACCAGTGTGTGGAACCCTTGGCAAAGGTTGCCTTGCAGCTTGTGCAAAG TTCTCTCACAGGTCCAACAGAACACAGACTGTTTCTTCAGACAGCTAAAGGTCAGGCTGTTCTCCAGGAGGTCAAAGAATTCATGAGCCAATACGTCCTTCCTGCTCAGGAG GAAGTTGCAGCGTACTACTCCAAATATGCCCAGTCTCCACAGAGATGGCACACACCCAAAATAATAGAAGATCTAAAg ATAAAAGCCAAGGAGGCAGGACTGTGGAACCTGTTCCTGCCAGCAGTCAGTGGTCTCAGTCAGTTGGATTATGCCCATATTGCAGAGGAAACTGGGCGCTGCCTTTTTGCCTCTGAGGTCTTCAACTGTCAGGCCCCTG ACACAGGAAATATGgaggtgctgcagatgtttggCAGTGAGGAACAGAAGAGAAAGTGGCTGGAGCCTTTGCTCAGAGGAGAGATACGCTCCTGCTTCTGTATGACAG AGCCTGATGTGGCCTCCAGTGACGCGACCAACATGGAGTGCACTTTTCAACGAAACGAAGACAACTACATCATAAATGGCAAGAAATGGTGGAGCAGTg GTGCTGGCAGTTCCCAATGCAAAGTTGCCATTGTGATGTGCCGTAGCAGTTCTCCAGATGTAAGCAACAG GTACGGACAACACAGCATGATCCTTGTACCTATGGACACACCAGGGGTAAAGCGTGTCAGACCACTGACTGTGTTTGGGCGGGATG ATGCTATCCACGGGGGCCACTTTGAAGTGCACTTTGAAAACGTGTGTGTCCCTGCCTCCAACATTATTCTGG GAGAAGGCAGGGGATTTGAGATTGCACAGGGTCGTCTGGGGCCAGGCAGGCTACACCATTGTATGAGAGCTATTGGCCTGGCAGAGTTGGCACTGGAGCTGCTCTGCCAGAGAGCTGCTACCAGGCGCACATTTGGAAAGAAACTGTACCAACAT GAAGTTGTTGCTCACTGGATAGCAGAGTGTCGTCTCATGATAGAGCAGACCCGCCTGCTGACGCTACATGCTGCTCATGCACTGGATACAGTAGGAAACCAGGCTGCTCGCAAACAG ATTGCTATGATCAAGGTGGCAGCAGCCAGGATGGTCTGTAAGGTGGTGGACTGTGCTCTACAGGTGCATGGAGGTGCAGGGTTAAGCGACGACTTTCCTCTAGCACAGAT GTACTCATATGCACGGACTCTGCGAATCGCTGACGGACCAGATGAGGTGCATCTTTCCTCCATTGCTCGCCTAGAATTGAGAGATCAGCTAAAGACAGCACAGGCCAAACTGTAA
- the acad11 gene encoding acyl-CoA dehydrogenase family member 11 isoform X2 has product MEELTTPVREQHKFSVDRLQRYLSVKSLVSNNDTLTVRQYSAGQSNPTFLIQTPSNSYVLRKKPPGELLPGAHQVGREYRVQKALFSAGFPVPQPLLHSTDVEVIGTEFYLMEHVKGRIFRDLCLPAMRPAERTALYVAAVEVLAKLHSLDLASLNLEGYGRGSGYCKRQVSTWTKQYKAAAHRDIPAMNQLSEWLMKNLPASDKEVTLVHGDFRLDNLIFHPTEARVIAVLDWELSTTGQPLADLAYFLMPHYWPISLNIVSTMGSLKGIEGIPAVGDLTSIYCRCRGIPSPLPELNFYIALSVFKMAGIAQGIYARHLLGNASAPKAAHFNQCVEPLAKVALQLVQSSLTGPTEHRLFLQTAKGQAVLQEVKEFMSQYVLPAQEEVAAYYSKYAQSPQRWHTPKIIEDLKIKAKEAGLWNLFLPAVSGLSQLDYAHIAEETGRCLFASEVFNCQAPDTGNMEVLQMFGSEEQKRKWLEPLLRGEIRSCFCMTEPDVASSDATNMECTFQRNEDNYIINGKKWWSSGAGSSQCKVAIVMCRSSSPDVSNRYGQHSMILVPMDTPGVKRVRPLTVFGRDDAIHGGHFEVHFENVCVPASNIILGEGRGFEIAQGRLGPGRLHHCMRAIGLAELALELLCQRAATRRTFGKKLYQHEVVAHWIAECRLMIEQTRLLTLHAAHALDTVGNQAARKQIAMIKVAAARMVCKVVDCALQVHGGAGLSDDFPLAQMYSYARTLRIADGPDEVHLSSIARLELRDQLKTAQAKL; this is encoded by the exons ATGGAAGAGCTGACAACTCCTGTACGAGAGCAACACAAATTCAGTGTTGACAGACTTCAAAGATACCTGTCTGTCAAGTCACTGGTGTCCAATAATGACACACTCACTGTCAGACAATACAG tgctggTCAGTCAAACCCAACCTTCCTAATCCAGACACCGTCAAATAGTTATGTTCTGAGGAAGAAACCCCCAGGCGAGTTGCTCCCCGGGGCTCACCAG GTGGGCAGAGAGTATCGAGTGCAGAAAGCCCTCTTCTCTGCTGGTTTCCCTGTGCCGCAGCCTCTCTTGCACAGCACTGATGTTGAAGTTATTGGAACAGAGTTTTACTTAATGGAGCACGTAAAG GGACGCATATTCCGGGATCTTTGTCTTCCTGCAATGAGGCCAGCAGAGAGAACGGCACTGTATGTGGCTGCTGTGGAAGTGTTGGCAAAGCTACACTCATTAGACTTGGCATCACTGAACCTCGAAGGTTATGGGAGAGGATCCGGCTACTGCAAGAGACAA GTTTCCACCTGGACAAAGCAGTACAAAGCAGCAGCCCACAGAGACATTCCAGCTATGAATCAACTGTCTGAGTGGCTGATGAAGAATTTGCCAGCCAGTGACAAGGAAGTCACACTTGTTCACGGAGATTTTCGACTAGACAACTTGATATTCCATCCAACGGAG GCACGTGTGATAGCAGTATTGGACTGGGAACTGTCCACCACTGGGCAGCCATTAGCAGACCTGGCCTACTTCCTCATGCCTCACTACTGGCCCATAAGTCTCAACATTGTCAGCACAATGGGCAGCTTAAAAGGAATAGAAG GTATCCCAGCTGTGGGAGATCTGACCTCCATTTACTGTAGGTGCCGGGGGATCCCTTCTCCTCTGCCAGAGCTAAATTTCTACATTGCCCTGTCTGTCTTTAAAATGGCAGGAATAGCTCAG gGAATCTATGCTCGTCACCTACTTGGTAACGCCAGTGCACCCAAGGCAGCTCACTTCAACCAGTGTGTGGAACCCTTGGCAAAGGTTGCCTTGCAGCTTGTGCAAAG TTCTCTCACAGGTCCAACAGAACACAGACTGTTTCTTCAGACAGCTAAAGGTCAGGCTGTTCTCCAGGAGGTCAAAGAATTCATGAGCCAATACGTCCTTCCTGCTCAGGAG GAAGTTGCAGCGTACTACTCCAAATATGCCCAGTCTCCACAGAGATGGCACACACCCAAAATAATAGAAGATCTAAAg ATAAAAGCCAAGGAGGCAGGACTGTGGAACCTGTTCCTGCCAGCAGTCAGTGGTCTCAGTCAGTTGGATTATGCCCATATTGCAGAGGAAACTGGGCGCTGCCTTTTTGCCTCTGAGGTCTTCAACTGTCAGGCCCCTG ACACAGGAAATATGgaggtgctgcagatgtttggCAGTGAGGAACAGAAGAGAAAGTGGCTGGAGCCTTTGCTCAGAGGAGAGATACGCTCCTGCTTCTGTATGACAG AGCCTGATGTGGCCTCCAGTGACGCGACCAACATGGAGTGCACTTTTCAACGAAACGAAGACAACTACATCATAAATGGCAAGAAATGGTGGAGCAGTg GTGCTGGCAGTTCCCAATGCAAAGTTGCCATTGTGATGTGCCGTAGCAGTTCTCCAGATGTAAGCAACAG GTACGGACAACACAGCATGATCCTTGTACCTATGGACACACCAGGGGTAAAGCGTGTCAGACCACTGACTGTGTTTGGGCGGGATG ATGCTATCCACGGGGGCCACTTTGAAGTGCACTTTGAAAACGTGTGTGTCCCTGCCTCCAACATTATTCTGG GAGAAGGCAGGGGATTTGAGATTGCACAGGGTCGTCTGGGGCCAGGCAGGCTACACCATTGTATGAGAGCTATTGGCCTGGCAGAGTTGGCACTGGAGCTGCTCTGCCAGAGAGCTGCTACCAGGCGCACATTTGGAAAGAAACTGTACCAACAT GAAGTTGTTGCTCACTGGATAGCAGAGTGTCGTCTCATGATAGAGCAGACCCGCCTGCTGACGCTACATGCTGCTCATGCACTGGATACAGTAGGAAACCAGGCTGCTCGCAAACAG ATTGCTATGATCAAGGTGGCAGCAGCCAGGATGGTCTGTAAGGTGGTGGACTGTGCTCTACAGGTGCATGGAGGTGCAGGGTTAAGCGACGACTTTCCTCTAGCACAGAT GTACTCATATGCACGGACTCTGCGAATCGCTGACGGACCAGATGAGGTGCATCTTTCCTCCATTGCTCGCCTAGAATTGAGAGATCAGCTAAAGACAGCACAGGCCAAACTGTAA
- the acad11 gene encoding acyl-CoA dehydrogenase family member 11 isoform X1 produces the protein MEELTTPVREQHKFSVDRLQRYLSVKSLVSNNDTLTVRQYSAGQSNPTFLIQTPSNSYVLRKKPPGELLPGAHQVGREYRVQKALFSAGFPVPQPLLHSTDVEVIGTEFYLMEHVKQGRIFRDLCLPAMRPAERTALYVAAVEVLAKLHSLDLASLNLEGYGRGSGYCKRQVSTWTKQYKAAAHRDIPAMNQLSEWLMKNLPASDKEVTLVHGDFRLDNLIFHPTEARVIAVLDWELSTTGQPLADLAYFLMPHYWPISLNIVSTMGSLKGIEGIPAVGDLTSIYCRCRGIPSPLPELNFYIALSVFKMAGIAQGIYARHLLGNASAPKAAHFNQCVEPLAKVALQLVQSSLTGPTEHRLFLQTAKGQAVLQEVKEFMSQYVLPAQEEVAAYYSKYAQSPQRWHTPKIIEDLKIKAKEAGLWNLFLPAVSGLSQLDYAHIAEETGRCLFASEVFNCQAPDTGNMEVLQMFGSEEQKRKWLEPLLRGEIRSCFCMTEPDVASSDATNMECTFQRNEDNYIINGKKWWSSGAGSSQCKVAIVMCRSSSPDVSNRYGQHSMILVPMDTPGVKRVRPLTVFGRDDAIHGGHFEVHFENVCVPASNIILGEGRGFEIAQGRLGPGRLHHCMRAIGLAELALELLCQRAATRRTFGKKLYQHEVVAHWIAECRLMIEQTRLLTLHAAHALDTVGNQAARKQIAMIKVAAARMVCKVVDCALQVHGGAGLSDDFPLAQMYSYARTLRIADGPDEVHLSSIARLELRDQLKTAQAKL, from the exons ATGGAAGAGCTGACAACTCCTGTACGAGAGCAACACAAATTCAGTGTTGACAGACTTCAAAGATACCTGTCTGTCAAGTCACTGGTGTCCAATAATGACACACTCACTGTCAGACAATACAG tgctggTCAGTCAAACCCAACCTTCCTAATCCAGACACCGTCAAATAGTTATGTTCTGAGGAAGAAACCCCCAGGCGAGTTGCTCCCCGGGGCTCACCAG GTGGGCAGAGAGTATCGAGTGCAGAAAGCCCTCTTCTCTGCTGGTTTCCCTGTGCCGCAGCCTCTCTTGCACAGCACTGATGTTGAAGTTATTGGAACAGAGTTTTACTTAATGGAGCACGTAAAG CAGGGACGCATATTCCGGGATCTTTGTCTTCCTGCAATGAGGCCAGCAGAGAGAACGGCACTGTATGTGGCTGCTGTGGAAGTGTTGGCAAAGCTACACTCATTAGACTTGGCATCACTGAACCTCGAAGGTTATGGGAGAGGATCCGGCTACTGCAAGAGACAA GTTTCCACCTGGACAAAGCAGTACAAAGCAGCAGCCCACAGAGACATTCCAGCTATGAATCAACTGTCTGAGTGGCTGATGAAGAATTTGCCAGCCAGTGACAAGGAAGTCACACTTGTTCACGGAGATTTTCGACTAGACAACTTGATATTCCATCCAACGGAG GCACGTGTGATAGCAGTATTGGACTGGGAACTGTCCACCACTGGGCAGCCATTAGCAGACCTGGCCTACTTCCTCATGCCTCACTACTGGCCCATAAGTCTCAACATTGTCAGCACAATGGGCAGCTTAAAAGGAATAGAAG GTATCCCAGCTGTGGGAGATCTGACCTCCATTTACTGTAGGTGCCGGGGGATCCCTTCTCCTCTGCCAGAGCTAAATTTCTACATTGCCCTGTCTGTCTTTAAAATGGCAGGAATAGCTCAG gGAATCTATGCTCGTCACCTACTTGGTAACGCCAGTGCACCCAAGGCAGCTCACTTCAACCAGTGTGTGGAACCCTTGGCAAAGGTTGCCTTGCAGCTTGTGCAAAG TTCTCTCACAGGTCCAACAGAACACAGACTGTTTCTTCAGACAGCTAAAGGTCAGGCTGTTCTCCAGGAGGTCAAAGAATTCATGAGCCAATACGTCCTTCCTGCTCAGGAG GAAGTTGCAGCGTACTACTCCAAATATGCCCAGTCTCCACAGAGATGGCACACACCCAAAATAATAGAAGATCTAAAg ATAAAAGCCAAGGAGGCAGGACTGTGGAACCTGTTCCTGCCAGCAGTCAGTGGTCTCAGTCAGTTGGATTATGCCCATATTGCAGAGGAAACTGGGCGCTGCCTTTTTGCCTCTGAGGTCTTCAACTGTCAGGCCCCTG ACACAGGAAATATGgaggtgctgcagatgtttggCAGTGAGGAACAGAAGAGAAAGTGGCTGGAGCCTTTGCTCAGAGGAGAGATACGCTCCTGCTTCTGTATGACAG AGCCTGATGTGGCCTCCAGTGACGCGACCAACATGGAGTGCACTTTTCAACGAAACGAAGACAACTACATCATAAATGGCAAGAAATGGTGGAGCAGTg GTGCTGGCAGTTCCCAATGCAAAGTTGCCATTGTGATGTGCCGTAGCAGTTCTCCAGATGTAAGCAACAG GTACGGACAACACAGCATGATCCTTGTACCTATGGACACACCAGGGGTAAAGCGTGTCAGACCACTGACTGTGTTTGGGCGGGATG ATGCTATCCACGGGGGCCACTTTGAAGTGCACTTTGAAAACGTGTGTGTCCCTGCCTCCAACATTATTCTGG GAGAAGGCAGGGGATTTGAGATTGCACAGGGTCGTCTGGGGCCAGGCAGGCTACACCATTGTATGAGAGCTATTGGCCTGGCAGAGTTGGCACTGGAGCTGCTCTGCCAGAGAGCTGCTACCAGGCGCACATTTGGAAAGAAACTGTACCAACAT GAAGTTGTTGCTCACTGGATAGCAGAGTGTCGTCTCATGATAGAGCAGACCCGCCTGCTGACGCTACATGCTGCTCATGCACTGGATACAGTAGGAAACCAGGCTGCTCGCAAACAG ATTGCTATGATCAAGGTGGCAGCAGCCAGGATGGTCTGTAAGGTGGTGGACTGTGCTCTACAGGTGCATGGAGGTGCAGGGTTAAGCGACGACTTTCCTCTAGCACAGAT GTACTCATATGCACGGACTCTGCGAATCGCTGACGGACCAGATGAGGTGCATCTTTCCTCCATTGCTCGCCTAGAATTGAGAGATCAGCTAAAGACAGCACAGGCCAAACTGTAA
- the ackr4b gene encoding atypical chemokine receptor 4b, producing MEYDPDYEDSLNESYDYSEFAICDKESVRYFASVFLPIIYALVLVVGLAGNALVVVVYTSRLRLRTLTDMCILNLAISDLLLLSTLPFWAADAVHGWNLGVAACKITSFLYSTNFSCGMLLLACISVDRYRAVTQNPTGRTDTGPRGTRQWLLVCLVLWAVASFLGLPELIFSTVKHSHHRSSCTARYPPSMARPAKAALELLEVILRFLLPFLLMVACYSWVGWTLSRAAGVQRERKWRALRVLLAVVAVFLLTQLPYNVVKLCRTMDIIYMLVTNCEVSKRLDHALQVTESLALTHACINPLLYAFMGSSFRGHVLKVAKHLGQRLGRHPQQVNEEPAVEIALNTRTQTQSHSGSEDQNTSTFTI from the coding sequence ATGGAATACGATCCTGACTATGAGGACAGCTTAAATGAAAGTTATGATTACTCTGAATTTGCCATCTGTGACAAAGAATCAGTGCGCTATTTTGCCAGTGTCTTCCTGCCAATCATCTACGCGCTGGTGTTGGTAGTGGGTCTGGCTGGGAATGCCCTAGTGGTGGTGGTCTACACATCACGACTGCGACTAAGGACCCTGACAGATATGTGCATCCTTAACCTTGCCATTTCTGACCTGTTGCTTCTCTCAACCCTACCCTTCTGGGCCGCTGACGCAGTCCACGGTTGGAACTTGGGTGTAGCAGCCTGCAAGATCACCTCCTTCTTATACAGTACCAACTTCAGTTGTGGCATGCTACTGCTGGCATGTATCAGTGTTGATCGATATCGTGCTGTAACCCAAAATCCAACAGGCAGGACTGACACAGGCCCTCGGGGAACGAGACAATGGCTCCTGGTGTGTCTGGTGTTGTGGGCAGTAGCCAGTTTTCTTGGCCTCCCCGAACTTATCTTCTCCACAGTTAAGCACTCTCATCACAGATCGAGCTGTACTGCCAGATACCCGCCCAGCATGGCCCGTCCTGCGAAGGCTGCCTTGGAGCTGCTGGAGGTGAtccttagattcttgctgcctttcTTGCTCATGGTGGCATGCTACAGCTGGGTAGGCTGGACACTGAGCAGGGCAGCTGGGGTGCAGAGAGAACGGAAATGGCGTGCCTTGCGAGTCCTGCTGGCTGTGGTGGCAGTATTCCTGCTCACTCAGCTGCCCTACAACGTGGTCAAGCTGTGCCGAACGATGGACATCATCTACATGCTTGTGACCAACTGCGAAGTCAGCAAGAGGCTGGATCATGCTCTTCAAGTGACAGAGAGCCTTGCATTAACACACGCCTGCATTAACCCACTCCTCTATGCCTTCATGGGGTCCTCCTTCAGGGGACATGTGCTCAAGGTTGCCAAGCACCTTGGACAGCGACTTGGGAGACACCCGCAACAGGTCAACGAGGAACCAGCAGTGGAGATAGCGCTCAACACTCGCACCCAAACACAATCCCACTCTGGTTCAGAAGACCAAAATACCAGCACCTTTACTATTTAG
- the uba5 gene encoding ubiquitin-like modifier-activating enzyme 5, which yields MATVEELKLRVRELENELIKCQQKHCAVDDGLHRPKIDKMSEEVVDSNPYSRLMALKRMGIVADYEKIRTFTVAVVGVGGVGSVTAEMLTRCGIGKLLLFDYDKVELANMNRLFFQPHQSGLSKVEAAEHTLRNINPDVLFETHNYNITTVENFTHFMDRISHGGLEEGKPVDLVLSCVDNFQARMTINTACNELGQIWMESGVSENAVSGHIQLIIPGETACFACAPPLVVAANIDEKTLKREGVCAASLPTTMGVVAGLLVQNVLKYLLKFGTVSYYLGYNAMQDFFPTMTMKANPQCNDHFCRRQQEEYKKKEAERPNVEVIEVEEEIVHENNEWGIELVSEVTEEELKAASGTMPDLAEGITVAYSIPAKDTVSGETIEETEQSLEDLVAQMRNL from the exons ATGGCGACCGTGGAGGAACTGAAGCTGCGGGTGAGAGAGTTGGAAAATGAATTGATTAAGTGTCAGCAGAAGCACTGTGCTGTGGATGATGGACTTCATAGACCGAAAATAGATAAAATGAGCGAGGAAGTAGTGGATTCTAACCCGTACAG TCGTCTAATGGCTCTAAAGAGAATGGGCATCGTGGCTGATTATGAg AAAATCCGGACATTCACAGTGGCTGTGGTTGGAGTTGGGGGAGTGGGCAGTGTGACAGCTGAAATGCTAACTAGATGTGGCATTGGTAAG TTGCTCCTTTTTGACTATGATAAGGTAGAGCTGGCCAATATGAACAGATTGTTCTTCCAGCCTCACCAGTCCGGCCTCAGTAAAGTGGAAGCAGCAGAACACACACTCAG AAACATCAATCCAGATGTGTTGTTTGAGACCCACAACTACAATATCACCACAGTGGaaaactttacacatttcatggATCGCATCAG TCATGGGGGGCTTGAAGAAGGGAAGCCAGTGGATTTGGTTCTGAGCTGTGTGGATAACTTTCAGGCCAGGATGACCATCAATACA gcTTGTAATGAACTTGGTCAGATCTGGATGGAGTCTGGTGTCAGTGAGAATGCTGTTTCAGGACACATCCAGCTCATCATTCCTGGAGAGACGGCCTGCTTCGCT TGTGCTCCTCCCCTTGTGGTGGCAGCAAATATTGATGAGAAGACCCTAAAGAGGGAGGGCGTGTGTGCTGCCAGCTTACCAACAACAATGGGTGTGGTTGCAGGCCTCCTGGTGCAAAATGTCCTTAA ATACCTGTTGAAGTTTGGTACTGTCAGTTATTATCTTGGCTACAATGCGATGCAGGACTTCTTTCCCACCATGACCATGAAAGCCAACCCTCAGTGTAATGACCACTTCTGTAGGAGACAACAAGAGGAGTATAAA AAGAAAGAAGCTGAGCGACCTAACGTAGAAGTCATAGAGGTAGAGGAGGAAATTGTACATGAGAACAATGAGTGGG GTATTGAACTAGTTTCAGAGGTGACTGAAGAAGAGTTAAAGGCTGCGTCAGGTACCATGCCTGACCTGGCAGAAGGCATCACTGTGGCTTACTCCATTCCAGCCAAG GATACAGTGAGTGGGGAAACTATAGAGGAGACCGAACAGAGCCTAGAAGACCTGGTGGCTCAGATGAGAAACTTGTAG